The following coding sequences are from one Pigmentibacter sp. JX0631 window:
- a CDS encoding M15 family metallopeptidase has translation MKKKICFFTLFNLFFVNIQTNALEKGFVYLKDIDPTIKSDLRYLSTNNFTNQIVPGYKKPAVILTKEAAEALKCAQQKFNKDNYSIVVYDAYRPQTAVNFFMKWSKDLKEQEKKSWFYPRVDKVKVFELGYVASKSGHSRGSTVDISLIKKDKKISKIVPEERKYSDGMKIYYLNDGTEDFGSSFDLFDLASHYENDLISKEQQEKRLYLKNVMDSCGFNNYKEEWWHFTLRNEPFPETYFDFSVE, from the coding sequence ATGAAAAAGAAAATATGTTTTTTTACTTTATTTAACCTTTTTTTTGTAAATATACAAACAAATGCTCTTGAAAAAGGCTTTGTTTATTTAAAAGATATTGATCCGACAATAAAAAGTGATCTAAGATATTTATCGACAAATAATTTTACAAATCAAATAGTACCTGGATATAAAAAACCAGCGGTAATTTTAACTAAAGAAGCAGCTGAAGCGTTAAAATGTGCTCAACAAAAATTCAATAAAGATAATTATTCAATAGTTGTTTATGATGCTTATAGACCTCAAACTGCAGTGAATTTCTTTATGAAATGGAGTAAAGATTTAAAAGAACAAGAAAAAAAATCTTGGTTTTATCCAAGAGTGGACAAAGTGAAAGTATTTGAGTTGGGTTATGTCGCTTCTAAATCAGGACACTCACGCGGTAGTACTGTTGATATTTCGTTAATTAAAAAAGATAAAAAAATAAGTAAAATTGTTCCTGAAGAAAGAAAATATTCTGATGGAATGAAAATTTATTACTTAAACGATGGAACCGAAGATTTTGGTTCTTCATTTGATTTATTTGATCTTGCTTCACATTATGAAAATGATCTCATTAGCAAAGAACAACAAGAAAAACGTTTATATTTAAAAAATGTTATGGATTCTTGTGGTTTTAATAATTACAAAGAAGAATGGTGGCATTTTACTTTAAGAAATGAACCATTTCCTGAAACTTATTTTGATTTCTCAGTGGAATAA
- a CDS encoding tetratricopeptide repeat protein, translating into MRKNLNIVKISTIKCFFVFFQSFFLQAFAEIPKSLLNPQLPILSSGPPLNIQAAYDKEVLLEVTPGDDFSSQNSNIVWSINNKKICTGLYCPIILKENEYQDKAPVLQIITYNEFGGTTYTYEFDIRSKEGFDPKELNKLMDYVKPKQNKNDSFSSQQVSAIYGKGTLIQSDYILYIGSLSRSFVWNDGIFQTDNLDTLRISDSESGVLFLLPSSNLSIETTQSDEQMRTARLNYGGLRVKASGNRNDTDANTENFTNKINIYTAEVNVLIPRGSDVVITRDKENGKLFTRLLVFSGDVTLIPSVTKSEEKQKNSDNSIKLTPGLEFTIFEDGSVLPLATPKSSTIDNYIALTTTQDELKQRFEIKNIDGIGEILDRLDRAAVLADNEEFFELLNLLTPIQNQMDKDIRIPYYLGFAKKGLYQNQDAKKYFQYAEKMDPNYPMAHWQLGLIYLEEKNYEKAENEFLLAKKNIPPESKIAHEYEYYVGVPYYFNNKLVFAKNAFQTAVWDTELDPSLRQSAADFLKKINIEKPWTLIIPFGIQYDANALSLAQNQSLPNTYSDKSVFRAIMGGIYSYDTIKESNATGWFLGGAGKLFYVKNLTNGYSNLDAIVAEGSIYESYRWEKDELKKETDSVRIYQSGGAIFVDNTQDTLYFLGGGVYKNLELNAGVQIDVSSRTSSNQRSGLVYNQYYLMGLGQIEKFVLDLNLQGQEILMFNTSDTVGSSLELIATPAATYAIDSKLSLKFGNTFDFLFTFISPIQSKFKFTPTAAANYFILDWLIGTFSAYYEYTRVVPDNSDIFRPGLSLMVTGIF; encoded by the coding sequence ATGAGGAAAAATCTTAATATTGTTAAAATATCAACAATAAAATGTTTCTTTGTCTTTTTCCAAAGTTTTTTCCTGCAAGCATTTGCCGAAATTCCAAAAAGTTTATTAAATCCGCAACTCCCTATTTTGTCTTCAGGCCCGCCTTTAAATATCCAGGCTGCTTATGATAAAGAAGTTTTATTAGAAGTAACACCTGGAGATGATTTTTCATCACAAAACTCAAATATAGTATGGTCGATTAATAACAAAAAAATATGTACTGGATTATACTGTCCGATTATTTTAAAAGAAAATGAATACCAAGACAAAGCTCCAGTCTTACAAATAATTACCTATAATGAATTTGGTGGAACAACTTACACATATGAATTTGATATTCGTTCGAAAGAAGGCTTTGATCCTAAAGAATTGAATAAATTAATGGATTATGTAAAGCCAAAGCAAAATAAAAATGATTCATTTTCTTCTCAACAAGTTTCAGCAATTTATGGAAAAGGCACTTTGATTCAAAGCGACTATATTCTATACATTGGTTCTTTATCAAGAAGTTTTGTTTGGAATGATGGTATTTTTCAAACAGACAATTTAGATACTCTTAGAATATCAGATTCTGAGTCTGGAGTATTATTTTTGTTACCTTCATCTAATTTAAGTATAGAAACTACACAAAGTGATGAGCAAATGCGAACAGCAAGGTTAAACTACGGAGGATTAAGAGTTAAAGCTTCTGGTAATAGAAATGATACTGATGCAAATACTGAAAACTTTACAAATAAAATCAATATTTATACTGCGGAAGTAAATGTTTTAATACCCAGAGGTTCAGATGTTGTCATTACAAGAGATAAAGAAAACGGAAAATTATTTACAAGACTTTTAGTATTCAGTGGGGATGTTACTCTTATTCCTAGCGTTACAAAATCTGAAGAAAAACAAAAAAATAGTGATAATAGTATTAAACTAACACCAGGGTTAGAATTTACAATTTTTGAAGATGGTAGTGTATTACCATTAGCGACTCCTAAAAGTTCTACAATAGATAACTATATTGCTTTAACAACTACACAAGATGAGTTAAAGCAACGCTTTGAAATTAAAAATATAGATGGAATTGGTGAAATATTAGATAGATTAGATAGAGCAGCTGTATTAGCAGACAATGAAGAGTTTTTTGAATTACTTAACTTACTCACTCCAATTCAAAATCAAATGGATAAAGATATTAGAATTCCTTATTATCTTGGTTTTGCCAAAAAAGGATTATATCAAAATCAAGACGCAAAAAAATATTTTCAATACGCTGAAAAAATGGACCCTAATTACCCAATGGCACATTGGCAATTAGGATTGATATATCTAGAAGAAAAAAATTATGAAAAAGCAGAAAATGAATTTTTATTAGCGAAAAAAAATATCCCACCAGAAAGCAAAATTGCGCATGAATATGAATACTATGTTGGAGTTCCCTATTACTTTAATAATAAATTAGTATTTGCTAAAAATGCTTTTCAAACAGCAGTTTGGGATACAGAACTCGATCCTTCATTACGTCAATCAGCTGCAGATTTTTTAAAAAAAATTAATATTGAAAAACCTTGGACTCTAATTATTCCATTTGGAATTCAATATGATGCAAACGCTTTATCTCTTGCTCAAAATCAATCCTTACCAAATACGTATAGCGATAAAAGTGTTTTTCGTGCCATCATGGGTGGTATATATAGCTATGATACAATTAAAGAATCTAATGCTACAGGATGGTTTTTAGGTGGTGCTGGAAAATTATTTTATGTAAAAAATTTAACGAACGGGTATAGTAATCTTGATGCAATTGTTGCAGAAGGAAGTATCTATGAAAGCTATCGTTGGGAAAAAGATGAATTAAAAAAAGAAACTGATTCAGTGAGAATATATCAATCTGGTGGTGCTATATTTGTGGATAATACTCAAGACACCTTATATTTTTTAGGTGGCGGAGTTTATAAAAATCTTGAATTAAACGCTGGGGTTCAAATAGATGTATCTAGTAGAACCAGTTCTAATCAACGCAGTGGATTAGTCTACAATCAATATTATTTAATGGGCTTAGGTCAGATAGAAAAGTTTGTGCTCGATTTAAATTTACAAGGCCAAGAAATTCTTATGTTTAATACTTCAGATACTGTTGGAAGCTCTTTAGAATTAATCGCTACTCCAGCAGCTACTTATGCTATTGACTCAAAGCTAAGTTTAAAGTTTGGGAATACTTTTGATTTTCTCTTTACTTTTATTTCCCCTATTCAAAGTAAATTTAAATTTACTCCCACGGCGGCCGCTAATTACTTTATTTTAGATTGGCTAATAGGTACCTTTAGTGCATATTATGAATACACTAGGGTTGTACCAGATAATTCTGATATTTTTCGCCCAGGATTATCACTTATGGTTACAGGAATTTTTTAA
- the mfd gene encoding transcription-repair coupling factor, translating into MHFFSIEAGLVETVSELIKNPKLTKVIIANSEAEAQEYESYLRSLTNDYFSSKDIIYIPGFSQTGVFRFESARKIIAKRIEACFILSTNKPRIIICSIAGFIRNFPTINWLKSNKYEIKIGDDLDPDLLVEQLNQLAYLQVQRVEDVGEFCVRGSIIDFWTPGEKTPSRIEIFGDTVDKIRSFRANDQRSFQTLQSITILPSREFVWPYPSQIENAVEKFNTAILAQKVMGVGRANLLEDLKANVTFAGIDDIFYMFTFGQFPAFHEFITKNLIEQNQEISFVFNSSPQLFLKSIGEIEKLYENSYQAAFGKNYPVGTIDYIFPNLSNGKKYFIDDNLIKSNYLLPIPLQTEIQSVEKTKLSVRLDKIQSLLNNSKINNILFLASNNESFLEFYGIAAKYLQIKNEDINFNLVQFSCKDLLAKNLTCTKIADNIYAGILNAKEGFYLSETKTLAISETWIRGIATTEHFETFTDEENKKSTKENSEAFLSAQYSDFVEGDLVVHVQHGIARFRGLMTIKILDITGDFLVLEYAENDKIYVPVHKLNLIQKYIGASDNTSLDSLKGSSWEKRKAKAKVDVEKLAKELMEHQAKRAMTPGHAFAKIDEDYIAFEDAFPFDETPDQMRAIKEIMSDMSKPKAMDRLLCGDVGFGKTEVAMRAAFRSLLEGKQVAWLVPTTVLAHQHYRSLKERFADFAANITILDRSVTSASKVLEKIKSGSIDILIGTHRILSKDIEFKDLGLLIVDEEQRFGVLQKEKIKAMSYGIDVLTMTATPIPRTLQMAMVGLRDLSLLTTPPKSRLATKTFVCPFDESIISESILFELNRGGQVFYVHNRVEELDSVHEFLIKLVPNAKICIGHGKMTQKDLEKTIIDFLDGKYQILLCTTIIESGIDMPNVNTIIVQNADYFGLAQLYQLRGRVGRRSTRGYAYFLTSLNAKEDQEGMKRLDILKEHQELGSGFIIASHDMEMRGSGNILGDEQSGKVSDIGLETYLQMLDDAIKNLGGVKVTTQTDVEIQIPLVAQIPENYIENSKERLKTYRRFFGARQESALQNLIMECEDRFGTLPVEVKNLAEIARIRRWLLLLGATSLSIGDDATEIRLGKNVLQPNNEDENSELLIKRILDVCNRKTKGMRITPDGRLLLTIRKKNFQQDSFGTISEIKRILSLLAGEAYEEKS; encoded by the coding sequence ATGCATTTTTTTTCTATTGAAGCTGGATTAGTTGAAACTGTTTCCGAACTGATAAAAAATCCTAAATTAACTAAAGTAATTATAGCTAATTCAGAAGCAGAAGCTCAAGAATATGAATCCTACCTAAGATCACTAACTAATGATTATTTTAGTTCCAAAGATATTATTTATATTCCTGGATTTTCTCAGACAGGTGTTTTTCGCTTTGAATCCGCTAGAAAAATTATTGCAAAAAGAATAGAGGCTTGTTTCATTTTATCCACAAATAAACCTAGAATAATTATTTGTAGTATTGCTGGTTTTATTAGAAATTTTCCTACTATTAATTGGTTAAAAAGCAATAAATATGAAATAAAAATAGGGGACGATCTCGATCCCGATTTATTAGTTGAACAATTAAATCAATTAGCTTATTTACAAGTTCAGCGAGTTGAAGATGTTGGAGAATTTTGTGTCCGGGGTTCCATAATCGATTTTTGGACTCCAGGCGAAAAAACTCCCTCAAGAATTGAAATTTTCGGCGATACAGTTGATAAAATCCGTTCCTTTCGTGCTAATGATCAACGCTCGTTTCAAACCTTGCAATCTATCACTATTTTACCTTCAAGAGAGTTTGTTTGGCCCTATCCAAGTCAAATAGAAAATGCGGTTGAAAAATTTAATACAGCAATTTTAGCACAGAAAGTAATGGGAGTTGGCAGAGCTAATTTGTTAGAAGATTTAAAAGCTAATGTAACATTTGCAGGTATTGATGATATTTTTTATATGTTTACTTTTGGACAATTTCCAGCTTTTCATGAATTTATTACAAAAAATCTTATTGAACAAAATCAAGAAATTTCATTTGTGTTCAATAGTTCACCACAATTATTTTTAAAATCTATCGGTGAAATAGAAAAATTATATGAAAACTCTTATCAAGCTGCATTTGGAAAAAATTATCCTGTAGGGACTATTGATTATATATTTCCAAATTTATCTAATGGAAAAAAATATTTTATTGATGATAATCTTATTAAATCAAATTATTTACTACCTATTCCTTTACAAACTGAAATTCAGTCTGTTGAAAAAACTAAATTGTCAGTAAGATTAGATAAAATTCAATCTCTCTTAAATAATTCTAAAATAAATAATATATTATTTCTTGCAAGTAATAATGAAAGCTTTCTTGAATTTTATGGAATAGCAGCAAAATATTTGCAAATAAAAAATGAAGATATAAATTTTAATTTAGTTCAATTTTCTTGTAAAGATCTTTTGGCAAAAAATCTAACTTGCACTAAAATAGCCGATAATATTTACGCAGGAATTTTAAATGCAAAAGAAGGATTCTATCTTTCTGAAACAAAAACATTAGCTATTTCTGAAACATGGATCAGAGGCATTGCAACTACAGAACATTTTGAAACATTTACTGATGAAGAGAATAAAAAAAGTACCAAGGAGAATTCAGAAGCTTTTTTATCTGCTCAATATTCTGACTTTGTAGAAGGAGATCTTGTTGTTCATGTGCAACATGGTATTGCTCGTTTTCGTGGTTTAATGACGATAAAAATTTTAGACATAACCGGTGATTTTCTTGTTTTGGAATACGCCGAAAATGATAAAATATATGTACCCGTTCATAAATTAAATTTAATTCAAAAATATATCGGTGCATCTGATAATACTTCCTTAGACAGTCTAAAAGGCTCCTCATGGGAAAAAAGAAAAGCAAAAGCAAAAGTTGATGTAGAAAAACTTGCGAAAGAATTAATGGAACACCAAGCAAAAAGAGCTATGACTCCAGGACATGCATTTGCAAAAATAGATGAAGACTATATAGCATTTGAAGACGCCTTTCCATTTGACGAAACTCCAGATCAAATGCGAGCAATTAAAGAAATTATGTCAGACATGTCAAAACCAAAAGCAATGGATCGTTTGCTTTGTGGAGATGTGGGTTTTGGTAAAACGGAAGTGGCCATGCGCGCAGCTTTTCGCTCGCTGTTAGAAGGAAAACAAGTTGCATGGCTTGTTCCTACAACGGTTCTTGCTCATCAACACTATCGATCATTAAAGGAACGGTTTGCTGATTTTGCAGCTAATATTACAATTTTAGATCGTTCTGTTACTTCAGCAAGTAAAGTTTTAGAAAAAATAAAATCAGGTTCAATTGATATTTTGATAGGAACACATCGAATTCTTTCTAAAGATATTGAATTTAAAGATCTTGGTTTATTAATTGTAGATGAAGAACAACGATTTGGTGTTTTGCAAAAAGAAAAAATAAAGGCAATGTCCTATGGTATCGATGTTCTTACTATGACGGCAACACCCATTCCAAGAACCCTACAAATGGCTATGGTTGGTTTGCGTGATCTCAGTTTATTAACCACACCTCCAAAATCTCGTTTGGCAACGAAAACATTTGTTTGCCCGTTTGATGAAAGCATTATTTCTGAAAGTATTCTGTTTGAATTAAATAGAGGGGGACAAGTATTTTATGTGCATAATAGAGTTGAAGAACTAGATTCAGTTCACGAATTTTTAATCAAACTTGTGCCAAACGCAAAAATTTGCATTGGGCATGGGAAGATGACTCAAAAAGATTTGGAAAAAACAATCATAGATTTTCTTGATGGAAAATATCAAATTCTTCTGTGCACAACAATAATAGAATCAGGCATAGATATGCCAAATGTAAATACGATTATCGTACAAAATGCAGATTATTTTGGTCTAGCTCAACTATATCAGTTACGTGGGCGTGTAGGCAGAAGATCAACTCGAGGTTATGCATATTTCTTAACTTCCTTGAATGCAAAAGAAGATCAAGAAGGAATGAAACGACTTGATATATTAAAGGAACACCAAGAACTTGGAAGTGGGTTTATTATTGCAAGTCACGATATGGAAATGCGAGGTTCAGGAAATATACTAGGTGATGAACAAAGTGGAAAAGTCAGTGATATAGGATTGGAAACTTATCTACAAATGTTAGATGATGCTATTAAAAATTTAGGCGGCGTTAAAGTAACAACACAAACAGATGTTGAAATTCAAATTCCATTAGTTGCTCAAATCCCAGAAAATTATATTGAGAATTCAAAAGAACGTTTAAAAACATACCGTCGCTTTTTTGGTGCTCGTCAAGAGAGTGCATTGCAAAACCTTATCATGGAATGCGAAGATCGATTTGGAACTCTACCTGTTGAAGTTAAAAACTTAGCAGAAATTGCCAGAATCAGAAGATGGCTTCTATTACTAGGAGCTACATCTTTATCGATAGGTGATGATGCTACTGAAATTCGCTTAGGCAAAAATGTTTTACAACCTAACAATGAGGATGAAAACAGTGAATTGCTTATCAAACGAATTCTTGATGTTTGTAATAGAAAGACAAAAGGAATGCGTATTACTCCTGATGGCAGACTATTACTAACTATTAGAAAAAAGAATTTCCAACAGGATAGTTTTGGAACTATTTCAGAAATTAAAAGAATTTTAAGTCTCCTCGCGGGAGAAGCTTATGAGGAAAAATCTTAA
- a CDS encoding NAD(P)H-dependent glycerol-3-phosphate dehydrogenase produces the protein MVFTLTDKTLVIGAGAFGTAIASCIHTPLNLVTIIAREETHFQLLKAHNSLKNCNLETFADFKTPLSEFKLIILAIPCQSIRNVSEWMLEHWKKTEIAPSTERKINIISAAKGIEQSSLLLPSQILESIWGEYAAIGALSGPSFAKEMLQGLPTSVVIASKDKKLLDISSQLLHSPYFRVYDSKDIIGVEIAGALKNVIAMVAGAVDGLNLGNNARAAVITRGLAEIVHIGVKMGADPVTFLGLSGVGDLILTCTGDLSRNRQVGLKLSEGKTKEAIFAESEQVIEGITTTVSANELSKKLGIETTIINIAYRVLYENVPIQYAVRLLIERQQSSEFKW, from the coding sequence ATGGTCTTTACATTAACGGATAAGACTCTTGTTATTGGAGCGGGTGCATTTGGCACAGCTATAGCTTCTTGTATTCATACACCTTTAAACCTTGTGACTATCATAGCAAGAGAAGAAACGCACTTTCAACTACTTAAAGCGCACAATTCTCTTAAAAATTGTAATTTAGAAACTTTTGCTGATTTTAAAACACCTTTGAGCGAATTTAAACTTATTATTTTAGCCATCCCATGCCAAAGTATTAGAAATGTAAGTGAATGGATGCTTGAACACTGGAAAAAAACAGAAATAGCTCCTTCAACTGAAAGAAAAATAAATATTATATCCGCAGCAAAAGGAATTGAACAATCCAGTTTATTGCTTCCCTCTCAAATTTTAGAATCTATTTGGGGAGAATATGCAGCGATTGGAGCATTAAGTGGACCAAGTTTTGCAAAAGAAATGTTACAAGGTTTGCCAACAAGTGTTGTTATAGCTTCAAAAGACAAAAAATTACTTGATATTTCTTCGCAGCTTTTACATAGCCCCTACTTTCGTGTCTATGATTCAAAAGACATTATTGGCGTAGAAATAGCTGGAGCATTAAAAAATGTAATTGCTATGGTGGCTGGAGCTGTTGATGGATTAAATTTGGGAAATAATGCACGAGCTGCTGTTATTACTAGAGGATTGGCAGAAATTGTGCACATTGGAGTAAAGATGGGAGCTGATCCTGTAACTTTTTTGGGATTAAGCGGTGTTGGTGATCTAATTTTAACATGTACTGGCGATCTTTCCCGAAATCGACAAGTTGGACTCAAACTTTCGGAAGGTAAAACGAAAGAAGCTATATTTGCTGAATCAGAACAAGTAATAGAGGGTATAACAACAACAGTAAGTGCAAATGAATTAAGTAAAAAACTTGGTATAGAAACAACGATAATTAATATAGCTTATCGTGTATTATATGAAAATGTTCCTATTCAATATGCAGTTCGTTTACTTATTGAGCGGCAACAAAGTTCTGAATTTAAATGGTAA
- a CDS encoding AAA family ATPase: MPDLQETSNASQELIKMLNNKVFGQSEIIEHVVIAVICSEHALLTGAPGVAKTTLVRNLAAALGNKYKRIQFTPDLTPFDILGGDTIHFDEKNPDLKKIAFSPGPIFSPFILADEINRASPRTQSALLEAMQERQVSIGGVSRPLPKPFYVFATQNPIENEGTFPLPEAQLDRFLLNLEIPYPDFEAEVKVATLAKKIEDLPTLQVADILLNSREIVEKINISDPLLKGIVRIVRNTRPQESKLTVAKDYLDFGASPRATQALLISAKALALIRGKSEVQFEHIAEVAPAVLRHRCIVNFRSLSENRSSTSIINQIVQETIL, translated from the coding sequence ATGCCAGATCTTCAAGAAACGTCGAATGCATCTCAAGAACTTATAAAAATGCTGAATAACAAAGTTTTTGGGCAAAGTGAAATCATAGAGCATGTTGTTATAGCAGTTATTTGCAGTGAACATGCATTATTAACAGGTGCACCTGGAGTAGCAAAGACAACTTTGGTTAGAAATCTTGCTGCTGCATTGGGTAACAAATACAAACGAATTCAATTTACCCCAGATTTAACTCCATTCGACATATTAGGCGGCGATACAATTCATTTTGATGAAAAAAATCCCGACCTAAAAAAAATAGCTTTTTCACCTGGCCCAATTTTTTCTCCTTTTATTTTAGCAGATGAAATTAATAGAGCTTCCCCAAGGACGCAATCTGCCTTGCTTGAAGCTATGCAAGAACGTCAAGTAAGCATCGGAGGTGTTTCTCGCCCTTTACCAAAACCATTTTATGTATTTGCTACGCAAAATCCAATCGAAAATGAAGGGACCTTTCCCTTGCCAGAAGCACAGTTAGACAGATTTTTACTCAATTTAGAAATCCCCTATCCAGACTTTGAAGCAGAGGTAAAGGTTGCTACATTAGCAAAGAAAATAGAGGATTTGCCCACTTTACAAGTAGCTGATATTCTCTTAAATTCAAGAGAAATTGTTGAAAAAATCAATATTTCGGATCCATTGCTAAAAGGAATTGTTCGAATCGTTAGAAATACGCGGCCACAAGAATCTAAACTAACTGTCGCAAAAGATTATCTTGATTTTGGTGCCAGTCCGCGAGCAACACAAGCTCTGTTAATTTCTGCAAAAGCACTTGCTTTAATAAGAGGAAAATCAGAAGTTCAATTTGAACATATTGCTGAAGTAGCTCCAGCTGTATTAAGGCATCGTTGTATCGTTAATTTTCGTTCGTTATCCGAAAATAGAAGTTCTACAAGTATTATAAATCAAATAGTTCAAGAAACTATTTTATAA
- a CDS encoding HAD-IA family hydrolase: MQIPTTAQQVKYAVFLDASGTLLQSSVSNAIGVQLYLDTKNILQAFKDRKINQISVATGVITNWGNRINGMLRALQVDSYFDVIISSDTVQKTKPDPSIYHYACTCLKVDPRHAIHIGDSLLDDALGAQNAGLHGIWLKRGNYLPEEAKNLIHPYFSNLNDIFQYIQKKIIIS; this comes from the coding sequence ATGCAGATTCCCACAACAGCACAGCAAGTAAAATATGCTGTGTTCCTTGATGCTTCAGGAACATTGCTTCAAAGTTCTGTTTCAAATGCAATTGGAGTACAATTATATTTGGATACAAAAAATATTTTACAAGCATTTAAGGATAGAAAAATAAATCAAATTTCAGTAGCAACAGGAGTAATAACGAATTGGGGAAATAGAATCAATGGAATGTTACGAGCATTACAGGTGGATTCTTATTTTGATGTCATTATTAGTTCTGATACCGTCCAAAAAACTAAACCAGATCCTTCAATTTATCATTATGCTTGTACATGTTTAAAAGTGGATCCTAGGCATGCAATCCATATTGGAGACTCCTTATTAGATGATGCTTTGGGAGCTCAAAATGCAGGATTACACGGAATTTGGTTAAAACGCGGTAATTATCTTCCTGAAGAAGCAAAAAACTTAATTCATCCTTATTTTTCTAATTTAAATGACATTTTTCAATATATTCAAAAGAAAATTATTATTTCTTAA